One genomic window of Megalobrama amblycephala isolate DHTTF-2021 unplaced genomic scaffold, ASM1881202v1 scaffold583, whole genome shotgun sequence includes the following:
- the LOC125262068 gene encoding putative gustatory receptor clone PTE03, with translation MENGTYFYLMLFENIGYIRYAFFSLGIILYCAIIFFNAFIILAIFLERTLHQPMYILISCLSFNSVFGTAAFFPRLLTDLLSDTHLVSREACLLQAFVIYSYASNENTILMLMAFDRYVAICKPLQYNSIITPRILSVLIAMSWIYPMLCVGIAGILNARLNVCGNKLWKVYCHNWEIVKLSCSNTIINNVFGFFIVTTTVIMPLSFILYSYVKILIICTKSSAEFRRKAFQTCIPHMVILLNFSVALFCEVTLSRFVTLDLPIWLSIILSLEFLVVPPILNPVVYGLNFPEIRKKMICIIKASK, from the coding sequence ATGGAAAATGGAACGTATTTTTACTTGatgttgtttgaaaatattgggTACATAAGATATGCTTTCTTCAGTTTGGGAATTATTCTATACTGTGCTATTATATTCTTCAATGCCTTTATAATTCTTGCCATTTTTCTTGAAAGGACATTACACCAGCCCATGTACATTCTGATTTCATGTTTGTCCTTCAACTCTGTGTTTGGAACAGCTGCTTTTTTCCCAAGGTTACTGACAGACTTGCTGTCTGATACACACTTGGTTTCCCGTGAAGCATGTCTCTTACaggcttttgtcatttattcatatgcatcaaatgaaaatacaatattaatgttaatggCATTTGACAGATATGTAGCAATCTGTAAACCTTTACAATACAACAGCATAATTACTCCCAGGATTTTATCTGTTTTAATAGCTATGAGCTGGATTTATCCAATGCTTTGTGTCGGCATTGCTGGTATTTTAAATGCCAGACTGAATGTGTGTGGTAACAAACTTTGGAAGGTGTATTGTCACAACTGGGAAATTGTCAAGCTTTCTTGTTCAAAcactattattaataatgtttttggctTTTTCATAGTGACCACAACTGTTATCATGCCTTTaagttttatattatattcttatGTTAAAATTCTGATCATTTGTACAAAAAGCTCAGCAGAGTTCAGGAGAAAAGCTTTTCAAACTTGTATTCCACACATGGTGATCCTTTTAAATTTCTCTGTTGCTCTTTTTTGTGAGGTCACTTTGAGTCGGTTTGTGACTTTGGATCTCCCTATATGGCTCTCGATTATTCTTTCACTGGAGTTTCTTGTTGTACCACCCATCCTGAACCCTGTTGTTTATGGTCTGAATTTTCCTGAAATTCGCAAAAAAATGATATGTATTATAAAAGCATCCAAATAG
- the LOC125262066 gene encoding olfactory receptor 51L1-like, with product MENGTYFYFMLFENLGSIKYAFFTLGFIFYCAVIYFNVIIILVIFLEKTLHQPMYILISCLSINSVYGTAGFFPRLLTDLLYDTHRISYEACLIQSFVIYSYASFELTILMLMAFDRFVAISKPLHYNNIITTRLLTFLIVIAWLYPITFVGIGGLFTARLKICGNKLLRVYCHNYEIVKLSCVNDTVNNNIYGLIVMITTIFIPLSFIIYTYVRIIIICQRSTREFRSKAYQTCIPHIVILLNFSVAVFCELTLSRFVNGELPIALTVVISLEFIVVPPIVNPIVYGLNFPDIRKKIRHLIKASK from the coding sequence ATGGAGAATGGAACATACTTTTACTTCATGTTGTTTGAAAATCTTGGGAGCATAAAATATGCTTTTTTCACTTTGGGGTTTATTTTTTACTGTGCTGTCATTtactttaatgtcattattATTCTTGTAATATTTCTGGAAAAGACATTGCACCAGCCCATGTACATTCTGATTTCATGCTTGTCCATCAACTCTGTATATGGTACAGCTGGCTTTTTCCCAAGGTTACTGACAGACCTGCTCTATGATACACACAGAATCTCCTATGAAGCATGTCTCATACAGAgttttgtcatttactcataTGCATCTTTTGAGCTTACAATATTAATGCTAATGGCATTTGATAGGTTTGTTGCAATCAGCAAACCTTTGCATTACaacaacataattaccacacGGTTACTaacttttttaatagttatAGCATGGCTTTATCCAATCACTTTTGTTGGTATTGGTGGTCTTTTCACTGCCAGGCTTAAAATCTGTGGTAACAAATTGTTAAGGGTGTACTGCCACAACTATGAAATTGTCAAACTCTCATGTGTAAACGatactgtaaataataatatttatggcCTGATTGTAATGATCACAACCATTTTTATCCCTTTGAGTTTTATAATATATACCTATGTCAGAATTATTATCATTTGTCAAAGAAGCACACGAGAGTTCAGGAGCAAAGCATATCAAACTTGTATTCCACACATAGTGATCCTTTTAAATTTCTCAGTTGCTGTTTTTTGTGAGCTCACTTTGAGTCGATTTGTGAATGGGGAACTTCCTATAGCACTGACTGTTGTCATTTCACTTGAATTTATTGTTGTACCACCCATTGTAAACCCTATTGTTTATGGTCTAAACTTTCCTGATATCCGCAAAAAAATTAGACATCTTATAAAAGCCTCCAAATAG